A part of Terriglobia bacterium genomic DNA contains:
- a CDS encoding sodium transporter, with translation EGGLTAVIWTDVTQLTIYIAGTVIALLLAVKAVPGGWAEVAHLAAISGGKFTILHFQFNWHEPYLFWSGLIGGTFLTSASHGTDQLIVQRLLAARNKRQSQGALLASGVVILFQFALFLVVGVVLFAFYHFHPPAQPFTRPDKIYPTFVVTQLPVGLAGLLTAAIIAAAMANLSAAFNSLASSSVVDFYRPFFRPQADQQHYVRVSRALTLLWGAVLILIAIVSQYLHEGVLVLALTIASIPYGAMLGIFLLGVLTKRANSRGTLAGAVLGLAALILVVIGNALGIINIAWTWYVVIGTLVTFFGGGIASMMTSRHSTTR, from the coding sequence TGAAGGCGGGCTTACGGCCGTCATCTGGACCGACGTCACGCAGCTTACCATCTACATTGCCGGGACCGTGATCGCCTTGCTGCTGGCCGTCAAGGCCGTTCCGGGCGGATGGGCAGAAGTGGCGCATCTCGCCGCCATTTCGGGGGGCAAGTTCACCATCCTCCATTTCCAGTTCAACTGGCACGAGCCCTATCTGTTCTGGTCCGGCCTGATCGGAGGCACATTTCTCACCAGCGCCAGCCACGGGACCGATCAGTTGATCGTGCAGCGTCTGCTGGCGGCCCGGAACAAACGGCAGAGTCAGGGGGCGCTGCTGGCCAGCGGGGTGGTGATTCTTTTCCAGTTTGCGCTGTTCCTGGTGGTGGGCGTGGTGCTGTTTGCTTTCTATCATTTTCATCCGCCGGCCCAACCTTTCACGCGTCCGGACAAAATCTATCCAACGTTCGTCGTCACTCAACTTCCGGTGGGGCTTGCAGGGTTATTAACGGCGGCCATCATCGCGGCGGCCATGGCGAACCTGAGCGCCGCATTCAATTCGCTGGCTTCCAGCTCGGTAGTGGATTTTTACCGCCCCTTCTTCCGCCCCCAAGCGGACCAGCAGCATTATGTCCGGGTCTCGCGCGCGCTGACGCTTTTATGGGGGGCCGTGCTGATTCTGATTGCCATCGTCTCCCAATATCTGCACGAGGGCGTTCTGGTGCTGGCGCTGACCATCGCGTCCATTCCGTACGGGGCCATGCTGGGAATCTTTTTGCTGGGCGTTCTGACCAAACGCGCGAATTCGCGGGGCACGCTGGCGGGGGCCGTACTCGGCCTGGCTGCGCTCATCCTGGTTGTTATCGGAAATGCGCTTGGAATCATCAACATCGCATGGACGTGGTACGTGGTTATTGGGACTCTGGTCACCTTTTTTGGCGGAGGGATCGCCAGCATGATGACTTCTCGACATAGCACGACGCGATAG
- the argH gene encoding argininosuccinate lyase encodes MKLWGGRFEGRRDPKFEKFSESFSVDRRLIAYDLRVNNAYVRELGRVRVLTRNEVSALTRGLDAIARYVKQNPRWAAKQESEDVHSWVEARLEKEIGPVAGKLRTGRSRNDLVATETRLYAKDAIHELQKNAAGVLESLLQQARANKSAILPGYTHLQPAQPVLFAHYLLAYFEMLMRDIERLHECFRRLDELPMGAGALAGSAFPIDRARLARELGFARVAQNSLDVTSDRDFVCDLLFACSMILIHLSRLSEDFILYSTPAMGFVELHDAYATGSSLMPQKKNADTLELIRGKAARVLGGLTSMLSLLKGLPLAYDRDLQEDKEVLFDAVDTTSDCLVLAGRVVATLSVRADRMLEATALGFLTATEIADALVHRGIAFALAHEQVGKLVRYCVDENKIFADLTLEEGRRVVPSWDKALAKTAVSAELSVRRKKTIGGTAPSQVARQMANANRSLNRLRKHLPNGRPSRGA; translated from the coding sequence ATGAAGCTCTGGGGCGGGCGGTTTGAAGGCCGGCGCGATCCGAAGTTTGAGAAATTTTCGGAGTCGTTCTCGGTTGATCGGCGACTGATTGCCTACGACCTACGAGTCAACAACGCGTACGTCCGGGAACTTGGGCGCGTGCGAGTGCTGACCCGGAACGAGGTGTCAGCTTTGACGCGCGGACTGGATGCGATTGCCCGCTACGTCAAGCAGAATCCCCGCTGGGCCGCTAAGCAGGAGAGCGAAGACGTCCATAGCTGGGTCGAGGCCCGGCTCGAAAAAGAAATCGGGCCTGTGGCCGGAAAACTTCGGACGGGACGCAGCCGCAATGATCTTGTCGCCACAGAGACGCGGCTGTATGCGAAGGATGCCATTCACGAACTCCAGAAGAACGCGGCAGGCGTCCTGGAATCGCTGCTTCAGCAGGCGCGGGCAAACAAGTCGGCGATCCTGCCTGGGTATACACACCTGCAGCCTGCTCAACCGGTCCTGTTTGCGCATTATCTGCTCGCTTACTTCGAAATGTTGATGCGCGATATCGAGCGCCTGCACGAATGCTTTCGTCGCCTTGACGAACTTCCCATGGGCGCGGGTGCGCTGGCCGGCTCCGCTTTTCCCATTGACCGCGCACGGCTGGCGCGCGAACTGGGATTTGCCCGCGTCGCACAGAACAGCCTGGACGTAACTTCCGACCGCGACTTTGTCTGTGATCTGCTGTTTGCGTGCTCGATGATTCTGATTCACCTCAGCAGGCTATCGGAGGATTTCATCCTCTACTCGACTCCGGCCATGGGCTTCGTCGAGCTGCATGACGCCTATGCTACTGGCAGCAGCCTGATGCCCCAGAAGAAGAACGCCGACACGCTGGAACTGATTCGGGGCAAAGCCGCGCGGGTTCTGGGCGGACTCACGTCTATGCTCTCATTGCTGAAGGGCCTTCCCCTGGCATACGATCGCGACCTTCAGGAAGATAAGGAAGTGCTGTTTGACGCGGTTGACACCACCTCTGATTGCCTGGTCCTGGCCGGGCGCGTCGTCGCAACGTTGAGCGTCCGTGCTGACAGGATGCTCGAGGCCACTGCGCTGGGTTTCCTGACTGCCACGGAAATAGCGGACGCCCTGGTTCATCGGGGTATCGCTTTCGCCCTGGCGCATGAACAGGTCGGAAAGCTCGTCAGATACTGCGTGGATGAAAACAAAATCTTTGCCGACCTCACACTGGAGGAAGGGCGACGCGTTGTTCCCTCGTGGGACAAAGCGTTGGCCAAGACGGCGGTATCAGCCGAATTGTCGGTTCGCAGAAAGAAGACGATTGGGGGAACGGCGCCCAGCCAGGTTGCAAGGCAGATGGCCAACGCAAATCGCTCGCTCAACCGGCTTAGGAAGCACCTTCCAAACGGGCGACCCAGCCGAGGCGCATAA
- the nagA gene encoding N-acetylglucosamine-6-phosphate deacetylase: MKAVKAIMAGTIYTPAEEIHNGVILVEGHRIAKVGPREQVKVPQGAAVIDYQDRTVVPGFIDIHIHGAVGHDLMEATPEAVAAVGKYLARHGTTSYAATTVAASLDRTLNAAKGLSEIIRASNSSHVVSDNITGAQPLCIHLEGPFLNIKRRGAHPASQIQKPSTELLARFLEAADGTVRLLTLAPELEGALAVLEFARSKGLKVGIGHSNATYEEAKRAIEAGATHAVHFFNAMRPFTHRDSGIIGAVLTDDRVSAELICDGIHVEPTAIRVLVRSKGVERLILVSDSLSGAGMPDGNYRLGNFTVHVAGGVCRTVEGNLAGGTIMLDAALRNLSAYTGLSYQRCLPCVTSNPAGILGLENQKGVIAPRADADLAVLDQQFYVTQTYVRGRPVL; the protein is encoded by the coding sequence ATGAAGGCCGTCAAAGCCATTATGGCCGGGACCATATATACTCCGGCAGAAGAGATCCACAATGGCGTAATCCTGGTTGAAGGGCACCGAATCGCAAAAGTCGGGCCGCGCGAGCAGGTGAAGGTCCCGCAGGGCGCGGCGGTGATCGATTATCAGGACCGCACGGTCGTTCCGGGATTCATTGACATCCACATTCACGGCGCGGTGGGACACGACTTGATGGAAGCAACTCCCGAAGCCGTTGCGGCCGTGGGAAAGTACCTGGCGCGCCACGGAACAACTTCCTATGCGGCCACCACCGTTGCGGCGAGCCTGGATAGAACGCTGAATGCAGCCAAGGGTCTGAGTGAAATCATACGGGCCTCCAACAGTTCCCACGTGGTTTCGGACAACATAACCGGGGCCCAGCCGCTGTGCATCCATCTCGAGGGCCCGTTCCTCAACATCAAGCGCCGCGGCGCGCACCCCGCATCGCAGATCCAGAAGCCTTCCACCGAATTACTGGCCAGGTTTCTCGAGGCCGCCGACGGCACGGTGCGTCTTCTGACGCTGGCGCCGGAGCTGGAAGGCGCTCTCGCAGTCCTCGAATTTGCGCGCAGCAAAGGACTGAAGGTCGGCATCGGGCATTCAAATGCCACTTATGAGGAAGCGAAGCGCGCCATCGAAGCCGGGGCCACTCACGCCGTCCATTTTTTTAATGCCATGCGTCCCTTCACGCATCGCGACTCAGGAATCATTGGCGCCGTGCTGACGGACGATCGCGTCAGCGCGGAACTGATATGCGATGGCATTCACGTGGAACCCACAGCCATCCGCGTGCTGGTGAGGTCGAAAGGGGTTGAGCGGCTGATCCTGGTGAGCGACAGCCTGAGCGGCGCCGGCATGCCCGACGGCAACTACCGCCTGGGAAACTTTACGGTACACGTGGCGGGCGGCGTGTGCCGGACGGTCGAGGGGAACCTGGCAGGCGGCACCATTATGCTCGACGCCGCTTTGCGCAATCTCTCGGCCTATACGGGGCTCAGCTACCAGCGATGCCTGCCCTGCGTGACCAGTAATCCAGCCGGCATTCTGGGACTCGAAAATCAGAAAGGCGTGATTGCTCCCAGGGCCGACGCCGATCTGGCAGTCCTTGACCAGCAGTTTTACGTCACGCAAACGTACGTCCGGGGCCGGCCCGTGCTCTAG
- a CDS encoding phospholipase D-like domain-containing protein, protein MKRFRFRRSSLFAIIAAAVIAYGYFSGSGQQESARGPAVAPVAVSGNSAIEGPYFSDRDRVADRIVAAINHTRHSLDIAVYSITQPDIAAAIEAAHRRGVRVRIVTDAGQALDRHSEAGFLRSEGVPVRLSGGFRGARSLMHNKFAVFDGELAETGSYNWTTSATSYNFENAVFIRDPEVSTRYEGEFQHLWAQAR, encoded by the coding sequence ATGAAAAGATTTCGGTTCCGCCGCTCGTCCCTGTTTGCCATCATCGCTGCGGCCGTGATTGCCTACGGCTATTTTTCAGGGTCCGGGCAACAGGAATCTGCCAGGGGACCCGCAGTAGCTCCGGTTGCAGTCTCAGGCAACTCCGCCATCGAGGGCCCGTACTTCTCCGACCGCGACCGTGTTGCCGACCGCATCGTCGCCGCTATCAACCACACGCGGCACAGCCTGGACATCGCCGTTTACAGCATTACGCAACCCGACATTGCCGCCGCTATCGAGGCAGCGCACCGTCGCGGGGTCCGGGTAAGAATCGTCACCGACGCGGGGCAGGCTCTGGACCGCCATTCGGAGGCCGGCTTTCTTAGGTCAGAAGGAGTTCCCGTCCGGCTGAGTGGAGGATTTCGGGGAGCACGTTCGCTGATGCACAACAAGTTCGCAGTTTTCGACGGAGAGCTTGCTGAAACGGGGAGTTACAATTGGACCACAAGCGCCACCAGTTACAACTTTGAAAACGCCGTGTTCATTCGCGATCCTGAAGTCTCAACTCGCTACGAGGGGGAGTTTCAACATCTGTGGGCGCAGGCACGGTGA
- a CDS encoding exo-beta-N-acetylmuramidase NamZ domain-containing protein, which translates to MQPIRNFKVLLLAVALVVPAVNAAQVRRRVPASGSTAIAARLAQLPDVVEKAMHEGKTPGAVILVGHSGSIVYRRAIGYRRLVPRKLPMYMDTMFDMASCTKIVVTTTAIMQLFEQGKVRLDDPVSEYWPEFAANGKQDITVRELMTHYSGLPPDLDLSYDWSGYDTAMRMIVDTAPILPPGTRFLYSDINFETLGELVHRISGEPLNVYCEQHIFKPLGMTSTMFIPPATLRYRIAPTQHVDGDTGPILWGEVHDPTARRMGGVAGHAGLFSNARDLSIFCQMLLNGGIYHGVRILSRLTVEKMTTPQSPVDQMAVRGLGWDIASPFASNRGELFPVGSFGHTGFTGPSIWIDPVTQTYVVFLANRVHPNGTGDVVALRSMIDTAIAAALGPTSDRQVLASRRSLTGYYELMRSYRVSGLRNGRVLTGIDMLEREDFAPLKGLRVGLITNETGVDSEGRRTIDLLNHAPGVQLKAIFSPEHGLWGKEDSAVASSREPVTGLPVYSLYGESRRPTAQMLQGLDALVFDIQDVGVRFYTYITTMAYAMEEAAKSHLAFYVLDRPNPIGGSIVQGPILDSDLRSFVGYYPLPVRYGMTMGELAEMFNAEEHLGANLHVIKMQGWERTDWLDETGLKWMNPSPNLRSLAETILYPGVGMVEGANISVGRGTDTPFELLGAPWIDGKWLAVYLNARDIQGVRFLPVDFTPQSSKFAGQVCHGVQIYLVDRQALDSTELGIELASALHQLFPKQFELDKTLPLIGSRWVVDDIGNDFDPTRIEYLWQEPLMTFRKMRAKYLIYGEAGLPQENH; encoded by the coding sequence ATGCAACCAATTCGTAATTTCAAAGTCCTTCTGCTAGCTGTGGCGCTTGTTGTCCCTGCGGTTAATGCCGCACAGGTCCGCCGCCGAGTCCCTGCCAGCGGGTCGACAGCCATAGCAGCGCGTCTCGCGCAGTTGCCTGACGTAGTTGAAAAGGCCATGCACGAGGGCAAGACACCTGGGGCCGTCATTCTGGTGGGCCATAGCGGCAGCATTGTTTACCGGCGCGCGATTGGGTATCGGCGCCTGGTCCCGAGAAAGCTCCCGATGTATATGGACACCATGTTTGACATGGCCTCCTGCACCAAAATTGTGGTCACCACCACGGCCATTATGCAGTTGTTCGAGCAGGGCAAGGTCCGCCTGGACGACCCCGTTTCCGAATACTGGCCGGAGTTTGCGGCCAACGGCAAGCAGGACATCACGGTACGCGAACTTATGACGCACTATTCCGGACTGCCGCCCGATCTGGACCTGAGCTACGACTGGTCCGGCTACGACACCGCCATGCGGATGATTGTTGATACCGCGCCGATCTTGCCGCCCGGAACGCGCTTCCTGTACAGCGACATCAACTTCGAGACGCTGGGAGAGCTTGTCCATCGCATTTCCGGCGAGCCGCTCAATGTCTATTGCGAACAGCATATTTTCAAGCCCCTTGGGATGACCAGCACCATGTTCATTCCTCCCGCGACGTTGCGTTATCGCATCGCTCCCACTCAGCACGTGGACGGCGACACGGGCCCCATCCTGTGGGGTGAAGTTCACGATCCCACGGCCCGGCGGATGGGCGGAGTGGCGGGACATGCCGGGTTGTTTTCTAACGCCCGCGATCTCTCAATTTTCTGCCAGATGCTTCTGAACGGCGGAATCTACCATGGCGTGCGCATCCTGAGCCGCCTGACCGTGGAAAAGATGACAACCCCACAATCACCGGTTGACCAGATGGCGGTACGCGGGCTCGGCTGGGATATTGCTTCACCTTTTGCTTCGAATCGCGGCGAGCTTTTTCCGGTGGGATCGTTTGGCCACACCGGGTTTACAGGCCCGTCGATCTGGATTGATCCCGTTACGCAGACGTACGTGGTATTCCTTGCCAACCGCGTCCATCCGAACGGCACAGGCGACGTAGTGGCGCTCCGTTCGATGATTGACACGGCGATTGCAGCCGCGCTGGGTCCGACCTCAGACCGGCAGGTCCTGGCCTCCCGCAGGTCGCTGACAGGCTATTACGAGTTGATGCGGAGTTACAGGGTCAGCGGCTTGCGGAACGGGCGCGTGCTGACAGGGATCGATATGCTCGAGAGGGAAGACTTTGCGCCACTGAAAGGCCTGCGCGTCGGCCTGATTACCAACGAGACCGGCGTGGATTCCGAAGGACGGCGGACGATTGATCTTCTCAACCATGCGCCCGGCGTCCAGCTCAAGGCCATCTTCAGCCCGGAGCATGGCCTTTGGGGCAAGGAGGACAGCGCCGTGGCCTCCAGCAGGGAGCCGGTCACTGGGTTGCCGGTTTACAGCCTTTATGGCGAGTCGCGCCGGCCCACCGCCCAAATGCTCCAGGGGCTGGATGCCCTGGTCTTCGACATTCAGGATGTCGGCGTGCGCTTTTATACTTACATCACGACCATGGCGTATGCCATGGAAGAGGCCGCAAAATCCCACCTGGCTTTTTACGTTCTGGACCGCCCCAACCCGATTGGAGGATCGATTGTGCAGGGTCCGATCCTCGATTCGGACTTGCGATCGTTCGTCGGCTACTACCCGCTGCCTGTTCGCTACGGCATGACAATGGGGGAACTGGCCGAAATGTTCAATGCCGAAGAGCACCTGGGCGCAAATCTGCACGTCATCAAGATGCAGGGCTGGGAGCGGACCGACTGGCTTGACGAAACGGGTCTGAAGTGGATGAACCCGTCGCCCAACCTGCGCTCACTGGCCGAAACCATTCTCTATCCCGGGGTCGGGATGGTTGAGGGAGCCAACATCAGCGTCGGCCGCGGTACCGATACGCCCTTTGAACTCCTGGGAGCGCCCTGGATCGACGGAAAGTGGCTGGCGGTTTATCTGAATGCCCGCGATATTCAGGGGGTGCGGTTTCTTCCGGTGGACTTCACGCCGCAGAGCAGCAAGTTCGCAGGCCAGGTGTGCCACGGTGTTCAAATCTATCTGGTGGACCGCCAGGCGCTCGACTCCACGGAACTGGGCATTGAGCTGGCTTCCGCGCTTCACCAGCTTTTTCCAAAACAATTTGAATTGGACAAAACTCTTCCCCTGATCGGCTCACGATGGGTGGTTGACGACATCGGGAACGACTTTGATCCAACCCGGATTGAGTACCTGTGGCAAGAGCCCCTGATGACATTCCGAAAAATGCGCGCGAAGTACCTGATCTACGGAGAGGCAGGGTTGCCGCAGGAAAACCACTAA
- the murA gene encoding UDP-N-acetylglucosamine 1-carboxyvinyltransferase — translation MDKFLITGGRPLEGEVTISGAKNAALPAMAAALLTEDRIVLRNVPRVRDIGTMRSLMDELGVDSSVTHEEHGNRIEIETRRLLNPMAPYELVKQMRASILVLGPLVARFGQARVSLPGGCAIGARPVNLHIRGLEKLGASIRIEHGYIEARSDRLRGSVFTFDVVSVTGTENLMMAAALGEGETVLENAAREPEVVNLADLLIKMGARIEGSGTDEIRIRGVDRMHGAEHEIIPDRIEAGTFLAAAAITGGHLVLDRVNPSHLTAVINKLSEAGAQIREPGPGKLEVSAGQVIQAIDVTTKEYPGFATDMQAQYMALMTQAEGSSLITETIFENRYLHAQELLRMGADIAVNGRRAVVRGKTPLSGAKVQASDLRASASLVLAGLAAQGETLIDRVYHIDRGYERIEEKLVRLGARIRRVFE, via the coding sequence ATGGATAAGTTCCTGATTACGGGAGGTCGTCCACTCGAAGGCGAGGTAACCATCAGTGGTGCAAAAAACGCCGCCCTTCCCGCCATGGCGGCAGCTCTGCTGACCGAGGACCGGATTGTCCTCCGCAATGTGCCGCGAGTTCGTGATATCGGCACAATGCGCAGCCTGATGGACGAGCTGGGCGTTGATTCCTCTGTCACTCATGAGGAACACGGCAATCGTATCGAAATTGAGACACGCCGTTTGCTCAACCCAATGGCGCCTTACGAGCTCGTCAAACAAATGCGGGCTTCGATTCTTGTTCTGGGACCTCTGGTGGCCCGCTTTGGGCAGGCGCGCGTTTCTCTGCCGGGTGGCTGCGCCATCGGAGCGCGCCCCGTCAATCTTCACATCAGGGGCCTGGAGAAGCTGGGCGCATCGATCCGGATTGAGCACGGTTACATCGAAGCCCGTTCTGACCGCCTGCGTGGGTCTGTTTTCACTTTTGATGTGGTCTCGGTAACCGGAACCGAAAACTTGATGATGGCCGCCGCACTCGGAGAGGGTGAAACGGTGCTTGAAAACGCGGCACGGGAACCGGAGGTGGTTAACCTTGCCGATTTATTGATCAAGATGGGCGCCAGGATCGAAGGTTCGGGAACGGACGAAATTCGTATTCGGGGAGTGGACCGGATGCACGGCGCCGAACACGAGATCATCCCCGACCGGATTGAGGCCGGAACTTTTCTGGCGGCGGCCGCGATCACGGGTGGCCATCTGGTGCTCGACCGTGTCAATCCCTCCCACCTCACCGCCGTCATCAATAAACTCTCTGAAGCGGGAGCTCAGATTCGTGAACCCGGCCCGGGAAAACTGGAAGTTTCGGCAGGCCAGGTAATTCAAGCCATTGACGTGACCACGAAGGAATACCCCGGGTTCGCCACAGATATGCAGGCCCAATATATGGCCCTGATGACCCAGGCCGAGGGATCTTCCCTTATTACCGAAACGATCTTCGAAAACCGCTATCTCCATGCCCAGGAACTGTTACGGATGGGCGCCGACATCGCGGTAAATGGCCGGCGAGCCGTGGTTCGAGGCAAAACGCCCCTGAGCGGGGCCAAAGTGCAGGCTTCCGATCTTCGCGCCAGCGCCTCTCTGGTGCTGGCAGGGCTGGCAGCGCAGGGTGAAACCTTGATCGATCGCGTCTATCACATCGATCGAGGGTATGAGAGGATCGAGGAAAAGCTAGTCCGCCTCGGAGCAAGAATTCGGCGCGTCTTTGAATAG
- a CDS encoding glycosyl hydrolase family 18 protein produces the protein MNRIPPVLASLIVMLLPVTFLTAPPRSNQSGQSAVETTEKAQENADQTLAAVRQRVMTARPLAMYYTTGGMLGLSSIEQHASDMTILAPQCFWLDQNGRVQGSIPPPTLDAARRAGLPVMALLYNQDFSRRVASRVLRNRPLQRTVISQLAEIARKENLLGFQLDLENINPDDINLYTRFVQDAAAEFHHEGRMLSVAVVPRFMDSVPGQWAAAYDYPALANAVDFLTLMAYDNSGRHGQPGPIAGYNWVRNALEYASSRVPADKLLLGIALYGREWSDDGHTLQARTLPFPETQALLSRLSLTPRWDERHRSPWFEFRDSGTVNSVWYENARSIQEKLGLIVRYRLRGFAAWRLGMEDPRIWSMVTAMRASQAQAHEDPRASGF, from the coding sequence GTGAATCGAATACCACCGGTGCTTGCGTCCCTGATTGTGATGCTGCTCCCGGTAACATTCCTGACCGCTCCACCTCGTTCGAACCAGAGCGGCCAGTCCGCGGTGGAGACCACTGAAAAGGCCCAGGAGAACGCCGATCAGACCCTGGCGGCGGTCCGCCAGCGGGTGATGACTGCAAGGCCGCTTGCCATGTACTACACCACCGGAGGCATGTTGGGACTCAGCTCCATCGAACAGCACGCTTCGGACATGACTATTCTGGCGCCTCAATGCTTTTGGCTGGACCAGAACGGACGCGTCCAGGGAAGCATTCCGCCCCCCACGCTGGACGCGGCCCGACGGGCCGGGTTGCCGGTCATGGCCCTGCTTTACAATCAGGACTTCAGCCGGCGTGTGGCTTCGCGGGTGCTGCGCAACCGGCCGCTGCAAAGGACCGTCATCAGCCAGCTTGCGGAGATCGCCAGGAAGGAGAATTTGCTGGGCTTCCAGCTCGACCTCGAAAATATCAATCCTGACGACATCAATCTGTATACCCGGTTTGTCCAGGACGCTGCAGCGGAGTTCCACCACGAAGGGCGGATGTTGAGCGTAGCCGTCGTTCCCCGCTTCATGGATTCCGTTCCCGGCCAGTGGGCGGCGGCTTACGACTATCCAGCGCTCGCCAACGCGGTGGATTTCCTGACTTTGATGGCTTATGACAATTCCGGCCGGCACGGCCAGCCCGGACCCATCGCTGGTTACAATTGGGTCCGGAACGCGCTCGAGTACGCCAGCAGCCGCGTCCCTGCGGACAAGCTCCTGCTGGGCATCGCCCTCTACGGCCGCGAGTGGAGCGACGACGGACACACTCTTCAGGCGCGAACCCTGCCCTTCCCCGAAACCCAGGCCCTGCTCAGCCGCCTGTCACTCACACCGCGCTGGGACGAAAGGCACCGCTCTCCGTGGTTTGAATTCAGGGACAGCGGAACGGTGAACAGCGTGTGGTATGAAAATGCCAGGAGCATTCAGGAGAAGCTCGGGTTGATCGTGCGTTACCGGCTGCGCGGGTTTGCCGCGTGGCGTCTGGGCATGGAAGATCCGCGCATCTGGTCGATGGTTACAGCAATGCGCGCCAGCCAGGCACAGGCCCATGAGGACCCTCGCGCCTCGGGTTTTTGA
- the murQ gene encoding N-acetylmuramic acid 6-phosphate etherase encodes MKNPSKERVTERENPEAGSLDTRTTREILDLMNREDRKVAVAVGKALPQIARAVDLAVKALSTGGRLVYLGAGTSGRLGVLDASECRPTFGTDKVVAVLAGGPTAMFKAGEGVEDDRASARRDLKRISLRKRDILVGIAASGRTPYTLEGLRYAKQQGAATVGITANPDSPMRKFVDVEIAVNVGPEVIAGSTRLKAGSAQKLILNMLSTATMVKLGRVFSGLMVHMEMKNEKLRGRGRSIVVKATGVDDATAARAMKASGSNLPAALLMIWKSVPRAQALGILKRQPNTALALRKVRTEYLEEQARAHSKKSPRGKS; translated from the coding sequence ATGAAGAACCCATCAAAAGAGCGTGTCACCGAAAGGGAGAATCCCGAAGCAGGTTCCCTGGACACCAGAACAACACGCGAAATTCTTGACCTGATGAACCGCGAAGACCGCAAGGTTGCGGTGGCGGTCGGCAAAGCGTTGCCGCAAATCGCCCGCGCCGTTGACCTGGCGGTTAAGGCGCTGTCCACTGGAGGACGGCTGGTGTATCTGGGGGCTGGAACCAGCGGCCGGCTTGGAGTGCTGGATGCATCGGAGTGCCGCCCGACATTTGGCACGGACAAGGTGGTGGCCGTTCTGGCAGGTGGCCCAACGGCCATGTTCAAGGCTGGCGAGGGCGTTGAGGACGATCGCGCCAGCGCGCGAAGGGACCTCAAGCGCATCAGCCTGCGCAAGCGAGATATTCTGGTGGGAATCGCAGCAAGCGGACGTACGCCTTACACCCTCGAGGGGTTGCGGTATGCGAAACAGCAAGGCGCTGCAACCGTGGGCATAACGGCCAACCCTGATTCTCCCATGCGGAAGTTCGTCGATGTTGAAATTGCGGTTAACGTTGGCCCCGAGGTGATTGCAGGATCGACCCGCCTGAAGGCGGGGTCGGCCCAGAAACTCATCCTGAATATGCTTTCCACAGCCACAATGGTGAAGCTGGGCCGCGTTTTCTCAGGGCTGATGGTCCACATGGAGATGAAGAATGAAAAACTCCGGGGGCGCGGACGCTCGATCGTGGTTAAGGCCACAGGAGTCGATGACGCAACGGCCGCACGGGCGATGAAGGCCTCAGGTTCAAATCTTCCCGCAGCCCTGCTGATGATCTGGAAAAGCGTCCCCAGGGCTCAGGCCCTCGGCATTCTCAAACGACAGCCCAACACGGCTCTGGCGCTTCGGAAGGTACGAACAGAATATCTTGAGGAGCAGGCACGCGCTCATAGCAAGAAATCCCCCAGGGGGAAGTCATGA